One stretch of Natronobacterium texcoconense DNA includes these proteins:
- the thpR gene encoding RNA 2',3'-cyclic phosphodiesterase, with amino-acid sequence MRLFVSVDLPDELAEPVADLQEEFSEASGLDFTDPGQAHVTMKFLGDVGEDRLPVLESELEATVSDADVSPFTARFGGLGVFPTLEYISVLWLGVETGGEELTALHEAIEERTTAMGFDPEDHDFTPHVTLARMKHAGGKDLVQDLVRERDPTVGEMTVDEVRLTESTLTEDGPVYSTVERFPLE; translated from the coding sequence ATGCGACTGTTCGTCAGCGTCGACCTTCCCGACGAACTCGCGGAGCCGGTCGCCGACCTCCAGGAGGAGTTCTCGGAAGCCAGCGGTCTCGATTTCACCGATCCCGGACAGGCCCACGTGACGATGAAGTTCCTCGGAGACGTGGGTGAGGATCGACTCCCCGTCCTCGAGTCGGAACTCGAGGCCACCGTCTCCGACGCCGACGTCTCACCATTCACCGCACGCTTCGGCGGTCTGGGGGTGTTCCCGACCCTCGAGTACATCAGTGTGCTCTGGCTCGGGGTCGAGACCGGCGGCGAAGAATTGACGGCACTACACGAGGCGATAGAGGAGCGGACGACGGCGATGGGGTTCGACCCGGAGGATCACGACTTTACGCCACACGTCACGCTCGCCCGGATGAAACACGCCGGCGGGAAGGACCTCGTCCAGGACCTCGTGCGGGAACGAGACCCCACCGTTGGCGAGATGACCGTCGATGAGGTACGGTTGACCGAGAGCACGCTGACCGAGGACGGGCCGGTGTACTCGACGGTCGAACGGTTCCCGCTCGAGTAG
- a CDS encoding 50S ribosomal protein L31e: MSASDFEERVVTVPLRDVKKGANHEAADRAMTIVREHLAKHFAVDEDAIRLDPSINETIWSNGRSNPPRKLRVRAARFDEEGEAVVEAEVAD; this comes from the coding sequence ATGAGTGCAAGTGATTTCGAGGAACGCGTCGTCACCGTTCCCCTGCGCGACGTCAAGAAAGGAGCCAACCACGAGGCCGCAGATCGGGCGATGACCATCGTCCGCGAACACCTCGCGAAACACTTCGCGGTCGACGAGGACGCCATCCGACTCGACCCCTCGATCAACGAGACGATCTGGTCGAACGGCCGATCCAACCCGCCACGGAAGCTCCGCGTTCGTGCGGCCCGCTTCGACGAAGAGGGTGAGGCCGTCGTCGAGGCCGAGGTCGCCGACTAA
- a CDS encoding translation initiation factor IF-6 — translation MQRLAFAGSAYVGVFARATDSCVLVRRDVDDDVVADLTDELEVPAVQTTVGGSSTVGALATGNENGLLVSSRALEYEREQLEEAVDVPVAELPGSINAAGNVVLANDYGAYVHPDLPREAIKIVKDTLDVPVERGDLAGVRTVGTAAVATNSGVLCHPKATDEELDFLEDALDVRADVGTVNYGAPLVGSGLVANEAGYVVGEDTTGPELGRIEDALGYLE, via the coding sequence TTGCAACGTCTCGCCTTCGCCGGGTCGGCCTACGTCGGCGTCTTCGCCCGCGCGACCGACTCGTGCGTGCTCGTTCGCCGCGACGTCGACGACGACGTCGTCGCCGACCTGACCGACGAACTCGAGGTGCCGGCCGTCCAGACGACCGTCGGCGGCTCCTCGACGGTCGGTGCGCTAGCGACGGGTAACGAAAACGGCCTGCTCGTCAGCTCTCGCGCCCTCGAGTACGAGCGCGAGCAACTCGAGGAGGCCGTCGACGTCCCCGTCGCGGAACTGCCGGGCAGCATCAACGCCGCCGGCAACGTCGTCCTCGCGAACGACTACGGGGCCTACGTCCACCCGGATCTGCCCCGGGAGGCGATCAAGATCGTCAAGGACACCCTCGACGTGCCGGTCGAACGCGGCGACCTCGCGGGCGTCCGCACCGTCGGCACCGCCGCGGTTGCGACCAACTCCGGGGTGCTCTGTCACCCGAAGGCGACCGACGAGGAACTGGACTTCCTCGAGGACGCCTTGGACGTCCGGGCCGACGTCGGCACCGTCAACTACGGCGCGCCACTCGTCGGTTCCGGACTGGTCGCTAACGAGGCTGGCTACGTCGTTGGCGAAGACACGACCGGACCGGAACTGGGCCGGATCGAGGACGCGCTGGGTTATCTCGAGTAA
- a CDS encoding MFS transporter codes for MSRARLFASLCGLVFLLNLARIIFAPLLDVIIAEFAIGEAAAGLLVTLAWVGSASPRLPTGWLLTKVPRHYVVISSGAILAAASAFAATAVSIHHLMVGAFLMGIASGVYFVSANPFLSELFPDRVGRVMGIHGAASQVAAVIAAPLVAVTLVVDWRLSLWLIAIGAAVVTFYTGLTAKRTELPQAGAEDKNFVAGALSEWRIIVTALVIVGAASFIWQGVFNFYDLYMQDSKELPREASGMMLTIVFAAGIPAFYFGGDLADRLPQVPYLLGVVGAFSVSLLVLTMVESFLGLILISSIIGFVIHALFPATDTFLLDTLPDSTRGSAYAVFSSMWMLTQSLGSYVLGVFVEAQYSYDMVFRTGAVFLVVLVVTLLILERTDRLPV; via the coding sequence GTGAGCCGCGCTCGTCTCTTCGCCTCTCTGTGTGGTCTCGTGTTCCTGCTGAATCTCGCCAGAATCATCTTTGCACCGCTTCTCGACGTGATCATCGCGGAGTTTGCGATTGGCGAAGCAGCTGCCGGACTGCTCGTGACGCTGGCGTGGGTCGGCAGCGCGTCGCCGCGCCTGCCGACGGGATGGCTCCTGACGAAAGTACCGCGACACTACGTCGTGATCAGTTCGGGAGCGATTCTCGCTGCTGCCTCCGCGTTCGCTGCCACGGCAGTTTCGATTCATCACCTCATGGTCGGGGCTTTCCTGATGGGGATCGCCTCCGGCGTCTACTTCGTCTCGGCGAACCCGTTTCTGAGCGAACTGTTTCCGGATCGGGTCGGTCGAGTCATGGGCATCCACGGCGCGGCGAGCCAGGTCGCCGCGGTGATCGCAGCCCCACTGGTCGCGGTCACGCTCGTCGTCGACTGGCGGCTGTCGCTGTGGCTGATCGCTATCGGTGCCGCGGTGGTGACGTTCTACACCGGACTCACCGCGAAACGAACCGAGTTACCGCAAGCGGGAGCAGAAGACAAGAACTTCGTCGCCGGCGCACTCTCGGAGTGGCGGATCATCGTGACCGCGCTGGTGATCGTCGGCGCGGCGTCGTTCATCTGGCAGGGCGTGTTCAACTTCTACGATCTGTACATGCAAGACTCGAAAGAGCTCCCACGGGAAGCCTCAGGGATGATGCTCACCATCGTCTTCGCCGCCGGCATTCCTGCCTTTTACTTCGGCGGTGATCTGGCCGACAGACTGCCACAGGTCCCGTACCTGCTGGGCGTCGTCGGCGCGTTCTCGGTGAGTCTCCTCGTGCTGACGATGGTCGAGAGCTTCCTCGGCCTCATCCTCATCTCGAGCATCATCGGCTTCGTCATCCACGCGCTGTTTCCGGCCACTGATACGTTCCTTCTGGATACGCTGCCGGACTCGACCAGGGGCAGCGCCTACGCCGTGTTCAGTTCGATGTGGATGCTCACCCAGTCGCTTGGCTCGTACGTACTGGGCGTGTTCGTCGAAGCCCAGTACAGCTACGACATGGTGTTTCGTACCGGTGCCGTCTTCCTCGTCGTACTGGTCGTTACGCTCCTGATACTCGAGCGTACGGATCGGCTCCCGGTCTGA
- a CDS encoding hydroxysqualene dehydroxylase, which produces MGLSGIGEIETAGFRELLLEVGDRLREFVGKVDADEQSHGRRFAGRTLNGDGHQQTLGSPVMSTESLSPSMVDTDVAVIGGGIGGLTAAHELAERGFDVTVLEATDEFGGKARSMPATPETESPPLHGEHGFRFFPAFYRHVIDTMERIPDGDGTVADNLVETDATLIASVDGPGQRAETRTPDSLRGWLEALRPAFAEDLPPEDVRFLLERLLYLLTSCDRRREEELDDVSWWSFIDAENRSPECRDRLAYATQALVALRPQLGSARTIGTIYLQLLFGQLDPTRPTEQVLNAPTSVAWIEPWLDYLERLGVDLRANTPARRLEFDGQQVTGVVLADETRVTADEYVLAVPVEVAPTFVTPELARVAPELGRIGRLETAWMNGIQFYLSEDVELTRGHQVYTDSPWALTSISQRQFWTDDEYDVGRRGPDAVEGVLSVIASDWETSGIVYRKPARECTRAEIATEIWTQLKAHLNVTGTTLSDDLLVDWFLDPAIVETDDGVENRSPLLINTVGSLRNRPPADVGVQNLTLASDYVRTNADLASMESANEAGRRAANAVLERHARRFYTPAEIWDLREPAAFEPFKQQDRIRYRLGLPHPAEVTQSVRTLTRRLGGRV; this is translated from the coding sequence GTGGGCCTGTCCGGGATCGGTGAAATCGAGACCGCTGGCTTCCGAGAACTCCTCCTGGAGGTCGGCGACCGGCTCCGCGAGTTCGTCGGGAAGGTCGACGCTGACGAACAGTCGCATGGACGGCGGTTCGCGGGCCGAACACTCAACGGTGACGGTCACCAACAGACGTTAGGGTCGCCCGTTATGTCGACCGAGAGCCTGTCTCCCTCAATGGTAGACACCGACGTCGCCGTGATCGGCGGTGGGATCGGCGGCCTCACGGCAGCACACGAACTCGCCGAGCGAGGCTTCGACGTGACCGTCCTCGAGGCCACCGACGAGTTCGGCGGCAAGGCCCGATCGATGCCCGCGACGCCGGAGACGGAGAGCCCACCGCTGCACGGCGAGCACGGCTTTCGCTTCTTCCCCGCCTTCTACCGCCACGTGATCGACACGATGGAGCGGATTCCCGACGGGGACGGCACCGTCGCGGACAACCTGGTCGAGACCGACGCGACGCTGATCGCGTCCGTCGACGGGCCGGGACAGCGCGCCGAAACCCGAACGCCCGACTCGCTGCGGGGCTGGCTCGAGGCGCTCCGCCCGGCGTTCGCCGAGGATCTGCCGCCGGAGGACGTTCGCTTCCTGCTCGAGCGACTGCTGTACCTGCTTACCTCCTGTGATCGCCGCCGCGAGGAGGAACTCGACGACGTCTCGTGGTGGTCCTTCATCGACGCCGAGAACCGCTCGCCGGAGTGTCGCGACCGCCTCGCCTACGCCACGCAGGCGCTGGTCGCTCTCCGCCCGCAGCTGGGCAGCGCCCGGACGATCGGAACGATCTACCTGCAACTGCTGTTCGGCCAGCTCGACCCCACGCGACCGACAGAGCAAGTGCTGAACGCGCCGACCAGCGTCGCCTGGATCGAGCCCTGGCTCGACTACCTCGAGCGTCTCGGCGTCGACCTCCGAGCGAACACTCCAGCACGGCGACTCGAGTTCGACGGCCAGCAGGTTACTGGCGTCGTACTGGCGGATGAAACGCGAGTTACAGCAGACGAGTACGTCCTCGCGGTCCCCGTCGAGGTCGCCCCGACGTTCGTCACGCCCGAACTCGCTCGTGTCGCGCCGGAACTCGGCCGGATCGGACGGCTCGAGACGGCCTGGATGAACGGCATCCAGTTTTACCTCTCGGAAGACGTCGAACTGACGCGGGGTCACCAGGTCTACACCGACTCGCCGTGGGCGCTGACGTCGATCTCGCAGCGCCAGTTCTGGACCGACGACGAGTACGACGTGGGACGACGCGGCCCCGACGCGGTCGAAGGCGTGCTCTCGGTGATCGCCTCGGACTGGGAGACGTCTGGAATCGTCTACCGGAAACCCGCGAGGGAGTGTACCCGCGCGGAGATCGCGACGGAAATCTGGACGCAGCTAAAGGCCCACCTGAACGTGACCGGAACGACGCTGTCGGACGACCTGCTCGTCGACTGGTTCCTCGATCCGGCGATCGTCGAGACCGACGACGGCGTCGAGAACCGGTCGCCGCTGCTGATCAACACCGTCGGCTCTCTCCGCAACCGGCCGCCGGCGGACGTCGGGGTCCAGAACCTGACGCTCGCGAGCGACTACGTGCGGACGAACGCCGATCTCGCCTCGATGGAGTCAGCCAACGAAGCCGGCCGCCGGGCGGCAAACGCCGTGCTCGAGCGCCACGCCCGGCGTTTCTACACGCCGGCCGAGATCTGGGACCTGAGAGAGCCCGCGGCGTTCGAACCGTTCAAACAGCAGGATCGGATTCGCTACCGGCTCGGGCTTCCGCATCCTGCCGAAGTCACGCAGTCGGTACGGACGCTGACCAGACGGCTCGGTGGGCGAGTGTGA
- a CDS encoding 50S ribosomal protein L39e: MGKKSKGKKKRLAKLENQNSRVPAWVMMKTDMEVTRNPKRRNWRRSSTDE, encoded by the coding sequence ATGGGTAAGAAATCGAAGGGCAAGAAGAAGCGCCTTGCCAAACTCGAGAACCAGAACAGCCGCGTTCCGGCCTGGGTCATGATGAAGACCGACATGGAAGTCACCCGGAACCCGAAGCGACGCAACTGGCGACGCAGCAGCACTGACGAATAA